A portion of the Sulfuriferula sp. AH1 genome contains these proteins:
- the mnmH gene encoding tRNA 2-selenouridine(34) synthase MnmH, with protein sequence MRKVTPATVAHLADFDEIIDVRTPAEFAEDHIPGAVNYPVLSNEERVIVGTLYKQASDFEAKKVGAALIARNIANHLEAHFADKPKNWRPLIYCWRGGNRSGAMAHILNQVGWRAGKLEGGYKSYRSAVLEELATLPDKFRLNVVCGLTGSGKSRLLQALHMLGAQVLDLEQLAAHRGSILGNLPDIAQPSQKMFDSLIWWQLRQLDPERPIYIEAESKKVGRLRVPEALISAMWLEPKCLRMEISSEHRVALLKSEYGHFLQDPASLNAKLEFLTRTYGHEQIGKWKALVNSGQWDTLVLELLEKHYDPFYTKSITHHYPDYDHAATVMVTDISEAGMLALARTILEQHQDDMSRSS encoded by the coding sequence TTGAGAAAAGTTACTCCCGCTACCGTAGCACACCTGGCCGATTTTGACGAGATTATCGACGTACGCACACCAGCCGAATTCGCAGAAGATCATATTCCCGGCGCCGTCAATTATCCGGTACTCAGCAACGAAGAACGCGTCATCGTCGGCACGCTATACAAACAGGCGTCTGATTTTGAAGCCAAAAAAGTGGGGGCGGCGCTCATTGCCCGCAACATCGCCAACCATCTCGAAGCCCACTTTGCCGACAAACCCAAAAACTGGCGCCCGCTGATTTATTGCTGGCGCGGCGGCAATCGCAGCGGCGCCATGGCACATATCCTGAATCAGGTGGGCTGGCGCGCCGGCAAACTCGAAGGCGGCTATAAAAGCTACCGCAGTGCGGTACTTGAAGAACTGGCGACCTTGCCGGACAAATTCAGACTCAATGTGGTGTGCGGTCTGACCGGCTCCGGCAAAAGCCGGTTATTGCAGGCTCTGCACATGCTCGGCGCCCAGGTCCTGGATCTGGAGCAGCTGGCGGCGCATCGCGGTTCCATCCTGGGCAACCTGCCGGATATTGCACAACCATCGCAGAAGATGTTCGACAGCCTCATCTGGTGGCAATTACGCCAGCTCGATCCCGAACGACCAATATACATCGAAGCCGAAAGCAAGAAGGTAGGCAGGCTGCGTGTACCGGAAGCGCTCATCTCCGCCATGTGGCTCGAACCGAAATGCCTGCGCATGGAAATCAGCAGCGAACACCGCGTGGCATTGCTGAAATCCGAGTACGGGCACTTTCTGCAAGATCCGGCCAGCCTCAATGCCAAGCTGGAATTCCTCACTCGCACCTACGGCCACGAGCAGATCGGCAAATGGAAAGCACTGGTAAACAGCGGACAGTGGGATACACTGGTACTGGAACTGCTGGAAAAACATTACGATCCGTTTTACACCAAATCCATCACTCACCATTATCCGGACTACGACCACGCAGCCACAGTGATGGTGACCGACATCAGCGAAGCAGGCATGCTTGCACTGGCACGCACCATCCTCGAGCAGCACCAGGATGATATGAGCCGGTCATCCTGA